The proteins below come from a single Cannabis sativa cultivar Pink pepper isolate KNU-18-1 chromosome 3, ASM2916894v1, whole genome shotgun sequence genomic window:
- the LOC115709869 gene encoding probable WRKY transcription factor 75, with amino-acid sequence MGSAQLFAHFHGHHDDHHIVLSTDHNNGHVIMKEDDEEEGLKFDLQMFNSDNNNNKVGTNYQSSGTSYNNNNNNSLCGIKNGKKSSPKQGHHPPKVKMHKFAFQTRSQVDVLDDGYRWRKYGQKTVKNSKFPRSYYKCTYQGCNVKKQIQRLCIDEGVVVTTYEGMHNHSIDHDYKSLNFDHIYI; translated from the exons ATGGGAAGTGCTCAGTTGTTTGCTCATTTTCATGGTCATCATGATGATCATCACATTGTACTTAGTACTGATCATAATAATGGTCATGTGATCATGAAggaagatgatgaagaagaagggCTTAAATTTGATCTACAAATGTTTAATAgtgacaacaacaacaacaaggtTGGTACTAATTATCAGAGTAGTGGAACatcttataataataataataataatagtcttTGTGGGATCAAAAATGGGAAGAAATCATCACCAAAACAAGGTCATCATCCTCCCAAGGTGAAAATGCACAAGTTTGCTTTTCAAACAAGGAGCCAAGTTGATGTACTTGATGATGGATATCGTTGGAGAAAATATGGCCAGAAAACAGTCAAGAATAGTAAATTTCCAAG AAGCTATTACAAGTGTACCTATCAAGGTTGCAATGTGAAGAAACAAATTCAAAGGCTTTGCATAGATGAAGGTGTTGTGGTCACAACATATGAAGGGATGCATAATCATTCTATTGATCATGATTATAAAAGTTTAAACTTtgaccatatatatatttga